The nucleotide sequence taaaagtgtgatttttattgaattatttaaTTTGACATTTGGTGACTCGTACTTTTGAGCGGTAGTGTGGATTTTGAATATGAACCTGCAGCGACAGGTTACTCCATCATCATACAGGAGGAAATCAGGTCCGTATAGAGTTGGTTGGTCTTTGCAGAGAAATAAAGGAAATGACAAAAGTACAGACTAATAGGGTGTTAAACTCAAAGAAACACCATAAGCCAAGTCCTCCAGAAACTTGTTCATATGGTATATAGCTGTGAATGTACTGAACACCTGGGATGAATCTGTTCTAGAGATGGTCTCATGTACAGACCATCAGGCTGCAATTTAGAATAACGGAGACCACTTAACTGTGTTCATAGGTCTGGAAATCCAACGCACCTCTTTAAGAGAGATGGTTCCTTCTTTCCATGTTCTCTTGATTTTAGGTTTGATGAATCCAAAGATATGATTACATATTAAAGGCTTTTGTGTAACCTTGGACATGAATGCTTACACTCCCCTTTTGACCTAGTTTGACTTTTCTCCCTTATTCCTGAAAAGGCCCCATTCAATTCTGCACAGCATGGTGACAAATAGAAACAGGAGGAATGTTTTTGTTGGCAAGGATCCTTTCCTCCTGTCCTCCCTAACCTGTGTAACTTGACGCTCTATAGCAGAAGGCAGCCACTCTTTCTGCCTCGTTTCTTAGCCTGTAGCGCCGCCCTGGTGGCCATCTCAAACACCTCCCTCACACCATCCTTCGTCTTGGCTGAGCACTCCAAGTAACCAAAGGCATTGATCCGGTTGGCCATTTCTCTCGCCTCCTCTGACTTCACAGGTTCCTGTTTGGGAAGAacaaaaccatgaaggaaaACCAGCTCAATCcaatgaaaaagaagaagtgaaatCATTATTTGATCCTCTGTGGGATTTAAATACGTTTGCTCACTTACAAGAAATGAACACACTCTAATGTTTATGGTAGATTAATTTTAATGGAGAGTACTAAGAGTAACCAAAGgtccagaaataaaaacattacatAAAAGTAATGTTGATTTGCATGTCGTTGAGTGGAGTAAGTCTTTGATCCCTCCCACAGATTGGCTGTGAGCACATTTAGCACACAGATCAATCAATTACAGACACTCCCGATCTGAACTCTGTACTGTAAATGTATCAAGCACCACAGTACGCCATATGTACAAGCCTGTCTTAAGTTTAATCAAGCAACGAATTTTTGATATGATCAACAATAACAGTGGAGCTACTCATTACTGAATTCATGTTTGTAACTTTAAtttctgttttggggggtttacgGATTTTTTgaggtgtggtcctaaactttccatcagctgtaaaactgcgtgtttcagtttaagcgttgttttcaataaattgcatgctcaaaaaatgttttgtctcagtCCCATTTCTTCATGTTGCATGTTGAAtttctacttggaaccttgttaagatccaaacatgcaaaatatgattttttgccatttttcaagtggttttTAACTTTTGATTGGAACTGTATCTGGAATGATGtagcaaataaaaaatgataaataactgtaaatatgttttatatcatagattcctcaaagtagccgccctttgctttgttgacagcgctgcaaaccctcggccttctctcagtgagcctCATGATGTCGTCACCTGACATGGTTTcccttcacaggtgtgcctgtcagggttcatttgtggagtttcttgccttcttaatggggctgggaccatcaggtgtgttgtgcagaagtcaggttggtacacagctgacagccatgtttgacaactgttagaattcatattatggcaacaaccaatcagctaagtaaagagaaacaacaggcCGTCATTACtgtaagaactgaaggtcagtcagtctggaaaactttgaatgtgtccccgAGTGCTGTTGCAAAAACATCACTACAACAAAACTGTCTCACATGAGgacgccccaggaaaggaagaccaagagtcgcctctgctgctgaggatacattcatctgagtcaccagcctcagaaatcacaagttcacagcagctcagattagagcccagatagatgccacacagagctccagtagcagacacatctctacatcagctgttcagaggagactgtgtgaatcaggcctttatggtcaaatagctgctaagaaaccacgactgaggaaaagcaacaagcagaagagatttgtttgggccaagaaacacaaagaatggaCATTAggccagtggaaatctgtgctttggtctgatgagtccaaatctgaGATGTTTGGTTCCACAAAGGTGAACTGATGGTGTCTACATGCAGGGTttccactgtgaagcatggaggaggaggtgtgatggtgtgggggggctttgctggtgacactgttggggatttattcaaaactgaagccacactgaagcatcatggctaccacagcatcctgcagcaacatgcCATCCCATCATTGATTTTTCAACAGCACAATGACCCCAAACCCTCCAGGCTGTGTCAGGGCTAtctgaccaagaaggagagtgatggagtgctgcaccagatggcctggcctccacagtcacctgacctaaacccagtggagatggtttgggatgagatggagcgcagagtgaaggcaaagggGCAACaggtgctcagcatctctgggaactccttcaataCTGttggaaaccatttcaggtgtcgacctcatgaagctcatggagagaatggcaagagtgtgcaaagcagtaatcaaagcaaagggggGATATTTAGAACAATCTGAAATatcaaacatgttttgagttatttccaCATGtggttcattcatagttttgtaGATTCTCATTAAAGGCATCAATGTAaacagtcatgaaaataaagaaaaaccattgaATGAGAAgctgtgtccaaacttttcacTTGTAGTTTAtgtcaaaaacaaaagttaGTAAATATATTTCTCTTCATTATCAGTGGCTGCAGCCCTATAAAAAAAACCTAATGAATGTTAGTGGAAACTGTAGTAGACTAAAGGCTGACAGACAAAAGTTATGGACATTTTTGTCATTAGTTATGTTAGTATTTGTGTGGTGGGATTAATATGAAACTGTATGAGTCCATGCCATCACTGACCTGTTTCATTTTAGCCAACTCTCGGCGTGTGTGCTCAtcatttcgcaggtctttcttGTTTCCCACAAGAATAATGGGCACATTGGGACAGAAGTGCTTCACTTCTGGAGTCCACTTCTCCGGAATATTCTCTGCATCAAGTACAATGTGTACAAGGTAAACATGCAGCAGGTATAAaagatttttcctttttttttttatgaaacaaACAGCAACAGGCTCACCTAAACTGTCAGGGCTGTCAATGGAAAAGCACATGAGGATGACATCTGTGTCTGGATATGACAGAGGCCTCAGTCGGTCATAGTCCTCCTGACCTGCTGTGTCCCACAAGGCCAGCTCCACCTGCAGGGGAGGGACTATAGTTAACTCCTACTACACACACCGATTCTGCTTAGGGTCATCAAACACAGGCCCATTTTTACCATGTAACAGCATGCTATGAAGACAGGTGATGGAAGCCATTCAGGCATGTATGTAAGTGTGTGAGGTGTAAATCATTGATTAGCGTTCTAGCTTACACAGAGTCCTAAAATCGAGGGCATGAGCACTCGACTGATGAAGGTGCAGACAAACTTAAGAGGGAGaaaggagagaggaaaagagcAGCACAACCCACCAACCTCTAGGTGACATCTGCCCCCAAGATCCTTGTTTGATGAGGCAGACATTCCCTCAAGATTAATGTGATCTACAAGTAATTTCTATACTGAGTAACACATCGACAATTTTTTTGATTTTCCATTCATAGACACTTTGGATGGACAGATCTCGCTCCAGTTTTACAACTGGGAGGGAAATGgattcatttttgtttgttttcttgctaAGCTGTACAATTATGACCCAGCTCCAGATCATGTTTTGCTTAATCAGTGAATCCAAAGCGTGAGCCGCACAGATACTGCAGGTGAGATACAATAATAACAGAAATTCAGTTTGAAATCACGAGTATGTACAGTTACATATAAACAGAGATTTAAAACTGTAATAGAAGGTGGTTAGTTTGTCATGTGCCTCTTTACGCTGAACATATATTCATTGCTCTTGTATCGAAGTTTGACTGGCCTTAACACTTTGCATACTGCAGGTAAAAAAAGTATTGAACATGTCACCAAGTTTCTAAGCAAATATATTTCTTAAGTTGTCTTtgacatgaaattctcaccagatgTTGGTAACCATCCAATCCACCCATGCAAACAAGTCAAACCACTGATGTCCATAAATTATGTATAATAATGTGAAATAGGCTCTCTTAGATCTTTGGAACCATACTGATGGAACAGGTTACAGGAGAATTTCTAAACTACTGAAGGATCCAGTAAGTACTGTTGGGGCAGAACATCAACGAGCCACGACCCGATGCTCCCCACAAGACTTcagacagaagagtgaaaagaATTATCAGAAGAGCTGTCAAAGAGCCAAGGAGCACTTATGGAGAGCTACAGAAAGAGTCCTGTCCTAACACTCTTAGCCTCACACATAGCACACACACTGCTATGCTACTGTACTACAATAAATATGAAACAATTTGACATTTATTGTTAGAATGAACAGCTTACCTGTTTACCATCCACCTCAATATCTGCCACGTAGTTTTCAAACACTGTAG is from Oreochromis niloticus isolate F11D_XX linkage group LG20, O_niloticus_UMD_NMBU, whole genome shotgun sequence and encodes:
- the rhoaa gene encoding rho-related GTP-binding protein RhoA-C is translated as MAAIRKKLVIVGDGACGKTCLLIVFSKDQFPEVYVPTVFENYVADIEVDGKQVELALWDTAGQEDYDRLRPLSYPDTDVILMCFSIDSPDSLENIPEKWTPEVKHFCPNVPIILVGNKKDLRNDEHTRRELAKMKQEPVKSEEAREMANRINAFGYLECSAKTKDGVREVFEMATRAALQAKKRGRKSGCLLL